One part of the Muntiacus reevesi chromosome 20, mMunRee1.1, whole genome shotgun sequence genome encodes these proteins:
- the LOC136151609 gene encoding putative olfactory receptor 2W6 — MKGTNASTPARFILLGFSDQPHLEMVLLLVVSIIYILTLMGNTAIILVSYFNPKLHTPMYFFLSNLSFLDLCFTTSVVPQMLWNLKGPDKTISYTGCMIQLYVALGLGSTECILLTVMAYDRFSAICRPLHYGVIMHPKLLRQLAALAWISGFVGSTVQTILVFQLPICSHHMVDDFMCEEPALIKIACVNTTFLENELSIASVLYVVIPLGLILVSYGCIVRTVLRIKSAEGRRKAFGTCGSHLIVVVLFFGTLTSIYIQPKSKYTQNYSKFLTLFYTVVTPSLNPLIYTLRNKEAKWALQRLLGRGSS; from the coding sequence ATGAAAGGAACAAATGCTAGCACTCCGGCCCGTTTCATCTTACTGGGCTTCTCAGACCAGCCCCACCTGGAGATGGTTCTCCTTCTCGTCGTCTCTATCATATACATTCTGACACTGATGGGGAACACAGCGATCATACTGGTCTCATACTTTAACCCCAAACTCCACAcgcccatgtatttcttcctctccaATCTCTCCTTCCTGGACCTCTGTTTCACCACCAGTGTTGTCCCACAAATGCTTTGGAATCTCAAGGGGCCTGACAAGACCATTAGCTACACTGGTTGTATGATCCAGCTGTATGTTGCTTTGGGGCTGGGCTCCACAGAGTGCATCCTGCTGACTGttatggcctatgaccgcttcaGTGCTATCTGTCGACCTCTCCACTATGGAGTCATCATGCACCCAAAGCTTCTCCGGCAACTAGCAGCTCTGGCTTGGATCAGTGGTTTTGTGGGGTCCACGGTTCAGACCATCCTTGTTTTCCAGTTGCCTATCTGCAGCCATCATATGGTGGATGATTTCATGTGCGAGGAGCCTGCCCTGATTAAGATTGCCTGTGTGAACACAACCTTCCTGGAAAATGAGCTCTCCATAGCTTCTGTTCTCTATGTGGTGATACCTCTGGGGCTTATTCTGGTCTCCTATGGCTGCATTGTTAGGACTGTGCTGAGGATAAAATccgctgaaggcaggaggaaagcatTTGGGACTTGTGGGTCCCACCTAAtcgttgtggttttgttttttgggactCTAACTTCCATTTACATTCAACCCAAGAGCAAATACACCCAGAATTACAGTAAATTCCTCACCCTCTTCTACACTGTAGTGACACCCTCACTTAATCCTTTGATCTACACCTTGAGAAACAAAGAAGCTAAGTGGGCGCTACAAAGGTTGCTGGGAAGAGGCTCAAGTTAG
- the LOC136151726 gene encoding putative olfactory receptor 2W6: MKRTNASAPAGFILLGFSDQPHLEMVLFLVVSIIYILILMGNTAIILVSYFSPKLHTPMYFFLSNLSFLDLCFTTSIVPQMLWNLKGPDKTISYTGCMIQLYVALGLGSTECVLLTVMAYDRFNAICRPLHYGVIMHPKLLQQLAALAWISGFAESTVQTILIFQLPLCSHHMVDDLMCQEPALIKIACVNTTFLENELSIALVLYVVLPLGLILVSYGCIVRTVLRIKSAEGRRKAFGTCGSHLIVVVLFFGTIISVYIQPKSKYTGNYSKFLTLFYTVVTPSLNPLIYTLRNKEFKWALSRLVGRDSS, translated from the coding sequence atgaaaagaacaaaTGCTAGTGCTCCGGCAGGTTTCATCTTACTGGGCTTTTCTGACCAACCCCACCTGGAGATGGTTCTCTTTCTCGTCGTCTCTATCATATACATTCTGATACTGATGGGGAACACAGCGATCATACTGGTCTCATACTTTAGCCCCAAACTCCACAcgcccatgtatttcttcctctccaATCTCTCCTTCCTGGACCTCTGTTTCACCACCAGTATTGTCCCACAGATGCTTTGGAATCTCAAGGGGCCTGACAAGACCATTAGCTACACTGGTTGTATGATCCAGCTGTATGTTGCTTTAGGCCTGGGCTCTACGGAGTGTGTCCTGCTGACTGttatggcctatgaccgcttcaATGCTATCTGTCGACCCCTCCACTATGGAGTCATCATGCACCCAAAGCTTCTCCAGCAGCTAGCAGCTCTGGCCTGGATCAGTGGTTTTGCTGAGTCCACAGTTCAGACCATCCTTATTTTCCAGTTGCCTCTCTGCAGCCATCACATGGTGGATGATCTCATGTGCCAGGAGCCTGCCCTGATTAAGATTGCCTGTGTGAACACAACCTTCCTGGAAAATGAGCTCTCCATAGCTCTTGTTCTCTATGTGGTGTTACCTCTGGGGCTTATTCTGGTCTCCTATGGCTGCATTGTTAGGACTGTGCTGAGGATAAAATccgctgaaggcaggaggaaagcatTTGGGACTTGTGGGTCCCACCTAATTGTTGTGGTGTTGTTTTTTGGGACAATAATTTCTGTCTACATCCAACCCAAAAGCAAATACACAGGGAATTACAGTAAATTCCTCACCCTCTTCTACACTGTAGTGACACCCTCACTTAATCCTTTGATCTATACCTTGAGAAATAAAGAGTTTAAGTGGGCACTAAGCAGGTTAGTGGGAAGAGATTCAAGCTAA